ATATGaaccactgaaaaaaaaaacatcagcctATAAGTCAGGTTGattgaataaatttaaaaaaaaaggatgaaagaAGGGGGGGGGAAGCCTATCACAGTACATCTACTGTACAATCCTGAGGTTTCTGCTCTTTAGGTTTCTACATATCATTATCTATGACTGGGGgctttcatttgaagctcactgtaatgtttaaacaaaaataaaaattacaaaataaaaatgtactttataCGACACCACTTGCAAGCgctccttatccagagcaaatgGTTTACCAATAGACCAATGGATTTTTAATGACTGCCTCAAAATTATAACTAGTCAAAACATCTTGTACTACATTTTCCAGGAATCTTTGAAGTAAGCCAGTTGTCCATGTCTAATTTGTTTCAGGATgtggattctttttttatttttatttgttttgagatAGTCAGATACTTTCTTGCTTGGTGATTGTGGGTTGAGGGATGGCTGATGGCTGTTTAGGCACCGTGGCTATGACGCCCTGAGCCAGTTTGTAATGTTCAGAGCTGGAAGCTGGTGGAGGAGATGGGATTGGAGTTTCAGGTGTGGCTGTGTGCACATAAAGTAAGAAGATGCATTAAAGACATGCCATAGGTTCAACAGAACAGCATTGCCAACATACAGTACGTAGTTAGAGGTGTGACATTTCTGAAGGCATTAGAAATTGTAAAAGAGAATAAGGGCTTTTTGGACCGAGTAAGCCTGATTAATTCATAAAAAGGATTACTACAGGAAGCATGTTTGGCTCTACCAGACACAAGGGGGTAAACTGTAAAAACGTGCTAAGGAACCTAATAGTATAGGTATTGCCTCAAGAACTTACACATTTGTCCGTTGTGAATTGGAGTGGCCATGCTGGTGGTCACAATGACATTGTTGCTGAGGTGCTCGTGGACCAGGTGTGGATGCAGAGATGGGGGGGCATGGGGGGCCTCATTAGCAGAACCTACAATTAGTACAAGAAAAAGTCAAGGCTcaagaaatgtttcaaatcagTCCGtagtcatgtttttgttttgtttttttatttcatttattttttataacctCCAAGAAGCATCTCCTGCAAGAGGTTGTCAATCTTGGCCATCCCAAACAGCTTAACAAACTGGATTTGCTCAATCATTTGCCAGGTGATGCTCTGAAGTGTGGGTAACAGAAGCAGCAGCTCGCCGAATCGCCCCCGAGAGTCATACTGCCGGTCATTGATGTAGTCTTCTAAACTGACCTGCACCTGGTAACGCATCCGCTTGATCTTGCTTGGATCACTCAGACCTTTAGCATCTACCAATCATGAGACAACAGGAATATACTCATGGCTTTATATACTCCAAGATCTGGAATATACATCTAGGTAAATATAATTTCTGGGATCATATAGGTACCTGGATCAAAGAAAACAATGGCCTTCAAGCAGGCATATTCATTATCATCTATTTGGAGCTCCTGGAAAGGTAGGACCAACTCATCGAGGATCCTTACAGCTACCCGACTCACTTCCAACTCAGGGCAATTCCTAGGAATTATATGGTCATTACCTATGGAAAGGAGAATCCAACACAACCATTAAAATGTGCAGAAAATCCAGTACCAGTATAAACTGTCATGGTTCACTGCTGAACACCTTACCCAATAGCAGAAGGTCCTTGTAAAGCATTGAGCGCTTGGCAGCTCCGAGCAGGAGATGTTCTCCAGCATGAGCTCGTAGCAAGGCTACctgaaaaacagacaaaatataaaaaatgtccaAGTCATATAAATTCCACATTCTCTTCACACCTCCTTTAAACCCTGTACATACACTTTGAATGAGAGTTGTGTGTCTGGGGGAGGAGGTCTTTAAAAGGTTAAGGTTTATATCATCAAGCCAGAGGTTCTCACAGATTTTAGGCAAGGAGCTGAGAAAGTATGTTTGCAAGAAGATGCAGTGTCATTCATGAGCAACGTCCACAAATCAGTTACCACATTCTGGTGCTTACATTGTTAATGATTCTGTAGGTCTTAAGGAGCATGTAAGTTTTCAAACCAACTCATCACTTTCTAACCAGAGACATCAAAACACATTAACCTCTTAGCATTCAGACCACCCCCACCAAATCCCCCACCCACCCCAACTCCCCCTCTCATTCTATTTCACTTTAAACCTTTTAAACATTGTAGACATATTTTTGGTTAAAAAATGACAAGAACCCACCTGAATGAATGCTCATTACAGTGCCTCACTGTTTCTATCATTACATTACTATCAATTAGATGAAATTTTGTGATAGAACCCAATAGAACCCCTTGCCCTGAAGACACACCAAGTCTGcgatttaaatgctttaaactCGATGTTGCAGATTCTTGCTTTTAGTCTTACCTGGTCGTCCAATGGAAGGTCACAGAAGGCTGGAATATATTTGGCCCATTCTACCAGTACCAACAGTTGCTGCTTCATAgattcacacacatctgtaatgGTGGCTATCTTTTTTGTTCTGATGTCACCGTTCATGATCGGAACCGGAGAGGAGATCTAAAGCATATCAAATGTTTCGGTTAAAACCTGCATAGAACAAATGGAATAAATAGCTTATGATATATCAAGAGTATGGGCCAACCTGTCTAGAGAGGACATCAGCCTGGATGAGTGCATTGATAGAGGGAAAGCTACTGTCCTCATAACTGGACCTTCTGGTACTGATTCGGTCTCTTTCATTCTGTACAGCTAGGGTAAATAAGAACAAAGTAGTGAATGACTTGAGTCTTCCCTTATTTGAAATGAGGAAATACTCATCACATAAATTCAATCGCTGTAACCGAGTCGCTCTCGACCAATCAGTCACACAGTAAAGGGAGGCGGATTGCATTAACATTGCCACTATTAGTCAAAAGGGGAAAATTCTCAAGGTTGGCCTGTTTATCAGTGTGTAATTATGATGCCTCTGAACTGTTTGCTCAGCACGAGTTGGCCATAGGCTTCACTGCATTGTAGAGTGAACATTAACAAgttgtctgtctcgctctgatGTTGCAACATGCTCTGCACAGCCGACTTCTCTCAGTCCGATTAGGCACATGAGCTTGCTTTCAGTCTTGCTTTGCCATCAGAGCCTCATTCATAAGTCATGAAACAACATGAAAATGACATGTACCTTCTTTTTTCATTCCGGCTCGAAAGCATTTCTTAAGCCTACAGTATCTGCATTGGTTTCTCTTGTCTTTATCCACTATGCATTGTCTGTTAAACCTGTAAACACATAACATAAGACACTAGATTTAATATTCTTAGTTTGGAAGCATTTGAGGATATAACTAAAAGAGATCTGAGAAATGGTGATTATAAGACGATGGTAATCTATTGCCAACCTGCAGGAGTACATGTGGTTTTTGCGAACACTGCGTCTGAAGAAACCCTTGCAGCCATCACAGCTGGAGGCTCCATAGTGTTTTCCTGTTGCCCGGTCACCACAGATGGCACACAGTGTCCCTGTGCCCAGGTGATTGGCAGCATTTAGGTTGGCACCCTCAGCTGGCGAGGAATCTGAAAGAGAAGATTGATTGCTTATAGACATTTTGCAAAATTGTAATTTCTCCAATACTAAGATTTGCTTTTGCTTTTGGCCTAAACTTTAATACCATCTGCAACCATAGTTAGTTTGCAAGAACAGGGTGGCATTATACTTTCAGTATTTAGACCACAAGCATTGCTTAAGGAGCAATCATTTTATtatgtgttgtatatgtgtTATATACTTAAATACAAGTGATGAATTATTCAGAATTCTTGTGCATTGATCAGACATGTCTGTTTCTTACTACATACTCAgctagggaaaaaaaaagattttgtttcTCAGCTATAGAGATGCAATGGACAAAAGGCAAAATGGAGTAaaatggtttttaaaaaaacttatGCTACAGTTAATTaggaataaatcatttaaaataaagtattttaaaaatatagtgCTTGCTTCAGTCATCCAGCAGTGATTATAGCTGAAATTTGTACCAAGCAAATAGACctttccaaaacaaacaaacaaacaaacaaacaaacaaacaaacagataaatagatagatagatagatagatagatagatagatagatagatagatagatagatagatagatagatagatagatagataaataaataggcaaataaataaataaataaataggcaaataaataaataaataaataaataaataaataaataaataaataaataaataaatagtactCATAGATGCACAAGTGGACTATACATCTGATGTGGACATTTTTCAAAGGTTTAGGAAAAAcagtttaaagaaatatttttgtaatttacaACTAATTGGTCAAATGGACAAAAAATTTTAATAAGtaaattattaatcattaaaaaaatatatttagttgTTTGCTTTTGTGTCAAATAGTCAAAGGAGCATTGGGTGATTGCATTAAAGCCAAACAGGGCAAACAAATTTCTTCATTTGATCAAAGGAACTCATGCTACATGATAGCTCTGTTAATTGGCTCCTTTTGAACTGATTCATTATCTGAATGGGGTTAACATGTGACAGATTTGGAAATCATTTTCATCAACATTTAAATGATGCTCT
This DNA window, taken from Tachysurus fulvidraco isolate hzauxx_2018 chromosome 23, HZAU_PFXX_2.0, whole genome shotgun sequence, encodes the following:
- the hnf4a gene encoding hepatocyte nuclear factor 4-alpha; this encodes MRLSKALADMEMADYSEALDPAYTTLEFENMQVLAMSTDSSPAEGANLNAANHLGTGTLCAICGDRATGKHYGASSCDGCKGFFRRSVRKNHMYSCRFNRQCIVDKDKRNQCRYCRLKKCFRAGMKKEAVQNERDRISTRRSSYEDSSFPSINALIQADVLSRQISSPVPIMNGDIRTKKIATITDVCESMKQQLLVLVEWAKYIPAFCDLPLDDQVALLRAHAGEHLLLGAAKRSMLYKDLLLLGNDHIIPRNCPELEVSRVAVRILDELVLPFQELQIDDNEYACLKAIVFFDPDAKGLSDPSKIKRMRYQVQVSLEDYINDRQYDSRGRFGELLLLLPTLQSITWQMIEQIQFVKLFGMAKIDNLLQEMLLGGSANEAPHAPPSLHPHLVHEHLSNNVIVTTSMATPIHNGQMSTPETPIPSPPPASSSEHYKLAQGVIATVPKQPSAIPQPTITKQESI